From a region of the Microterricola gilva genome:
- a CDS encoding HNH endonuclease signature motif containing protein yields MGTPTDAVNEAHGLLLSALADTDVRLLRNDALLEFTAAAEAAGRAVDALRIQAAAEVAFHSRPELGEDRLSAKKGCRNAVELLSRISLASERTLTQRMRLGEATRPRLALSGETMPARFDRIADALGTGSIGYDSAAAIIDTLDPIRGRVGDLNVAHAETALVAAATGPTVESPVPFAADEIRGQARVWETVLDEDGTVPAEERAMLARGISAGVTRDGVVHRKMTLLPEIDAKFETLLNAYLNPRSKPSFNDPDPDAPKDPRASAQARHDVFASLIDGAARSASAPTIGGAAPTVLVSVRQADLDAGTGVGFVEGCEAPISMRAVEQFVCAGGQQHVVIGPDGTINCIGSNDRVFNATQRRAITLRDGGCIIPGCSIPAAWSEIHHVKAYRDGGETETCNGVLLCWFHHRTIETNGWQILMIDGVPHVKPPPWLRNGRSDADTPWRRSTKSRTQQADLLQQEQQTAPLPTLA; encoded by the coding sequence ATGGGAACGCCGACGGACGCAGTCAACGAGGCACACGGCCTGCTGCTCTCCGCCCTCGCTGACACCGATGTTCGACTGCTGCGCAACGACGCCCTGCTGGAGTTCACCGCCGCGGCCGAGGCTGCCGGCCGCGCCGTCGACGCTCTCCGCATCCAGGCCGCCGCCGAGGTCGCGTTCCACTCCCGCCCCGAACTCGGCGAGGACCGGCTCTCGGCGAAGAAGGGGTGCCGGAACGCGGTTGAACTCCTGTCCCGGATCAGCCTCGCCTCGGAACGCACCCTGACGCAGCGGATGCGGCTTGGCGAAGCGACCCGTCCCAGACTGGCCCTGAGTGGCGAGACGATGCCGGCCCGCTTCGACCGGATCGCCGACGCTCTCGGCACGGGATCCATTGGTTACGACAGTGCCGCGGCAATCATCGACACCCTGGACCCGATCCGGGGTCGAGTCGGCGACCTCAACGTGGCGCACGCCGAGACGGCGCTCGTCGCCGCCGCCACCGGGCCCACGGTCGAATCACCGGTGCCGTTCGCCGCCGACGAGATTCGCGGCCAGGCGCGGGTCTGGGAGACCGTGCTCGATGAGGACGGCACCGTCCCGGCGGAGGAGCGGGCCATGCTGGCGCGCGGTATCAGCGCCGGGGTGACCCGGGACGGGGTCGTGCACCGCAAGATGACCCTGCTGCCCGAGATCGACGCCAAGTTCGAAACCCTGCTGAACGCGTATCTGAACCCGCGCAGTAAACCGTCTTTCAACGACCCCGACCCAGATGCGCCGAAAGACCCCCGGGCGAGCGCGCAGGCCCGCCACGATGTGTTCGCGAGCCTGATCGATGGGGCCGCCCGGAGTGCGTCTGCACCGACGATCGGTGGGGCGGCGCCGACGGTACTCGTCTCGGTGCGGCAGGCCGACCTCGACGCCGGTACCGGGGTCGGGTTCGTTGAGGGCTGTGAGGCCCCGATTTCCATGCGGGCGGTGGAGCAGTTCGTGTGCGCCGGTGGGCAGCAACATGTGGTGATCGGCCCGGACGGCACGATCAACTGCATTGGGAGCAACGACCGGGTCTTCAATGCCACCCAGCGGCGGGCGATCACCCTCCGCGATGGTGGCTGCATCATCCCGGGCTGCTCGATCCCGGCCGCGTGGAGTGAGATCCACCACGTGAAGGCGTATCGGGATGGTGGCGAAACCGAGACGTGCAACGGAGTCCTGCTCTGTTGGTTCCATCACCGCACGATCGAGACCAACGGCTGGCAGATCCTCATGATCGACGGCGTCCCGCACGTGAAACCGCCGCCCTGGCTGCGGAACGGACGCTCCGACGCCGACACCCCCTGGCGAAGATCGACCAAGTCCCGCACCCAACAAGCTGATCTGCTTCAGCAAGAACAGCAAACGGCGCCACTCCCCACGCTGGCTTGA
- a CDS encoding uridine kinase family protein codes for MVTAEDLPELIQDERRRAGRPITVGISGYCGSGKSTLARHLAAVIPGSLRMRGDDFLDPARSHQRSHDWDGVERERLVTDVLAPFQESRASQFQRYDWSRRELGAVERLPLADVLLVDLIGLFHPQALKHLDVTFWMDVDLTVATERGMARDQSLGRNHESLWRDVWIPNERDFGAEFDPRSAAEFFVTAE; via the coding sequence ATGGTTACCGCCGAAGACTTGCCGGAGTTGATTCAGGACGAGCGCCGGAGAGCCGGTCGCCCGATCACAGTCGGCATCTCGGGGTACTGCGGCTCGGGCAAGTCCACGCTCGCGCGTCACCTCGCCGCTGTCATCCCAGGCAGCCTACGAATGCGCGGTGACGACTTTCTTGACCCAGCTCGATCCCACCAGCGATCCCATGACTGGGATGGGGTGGAGCGCGAACGGCTCGTCACGGACGTTCTTGCGCCCTTTCAAGAATCCCGTGCCTCGCAATTCCAACGCTATGACTGGTCGAGGCGCGAACTCGGCGCCGTTGAGAGGCTGCCTCTGGCCGACGTTCTCCTGGTCGATCTGATCGGACTCTTCCACCCGCAGGCGTTGAAGCACCTCGATGTGACGTTCTGGATGGACGTCGACCTGACGGTCGCGACTGAGCGCGGCATGGCGCGAGACCAGTCGTTGGGCCGTAATCATGAGTCGCTGTGGCGAGATGTGTGGATTCCCAACGAGCGCGACTTCGGCGCCGAGTTCGATCCACGATCGGCGGCGGAGTTCTTCGTCACGGCGGAGTGA
- a CDS encoding amidase has translation MAELHDLTALDQWQALQKGEFSPLDLTEHYLARIERLNPELGAFVTVTPDAARARAAEVEQSVPCTAPIWGLPFGDKDLEMRAGVPTRFGSRLFADFVPPISDEIVEALDTAGGVSLGKTATPEFGLPSYTESLAGPPARNPWDPTLGSGGSSGGAAVAVASGMLPFAPGSDGGGSVRIPAAACGLVGLKPSRGRVPGGSAIDSLAGLAVPGPLARTASDAALLFDAMIAPSGYPVDHHYALRAPGDDGPFLAAAVRGEGRFQLGVMTTSAWDSAYDITIAPEARQALADAVAAFSTMGHGIEETALEPDDSFAPAFRTIWQAGAASIPAETPEQEELLEPLTRWLMHRGRELSARTLAEALKTLAAYERSLIRQLSRFDAVLTPALALTPRPIGWYDSEDGERNFAQQVQYTPFTSMLNVSGLPAIVLPISETDAGLPMGVQIIGRPGGEATLLALGAQLERRVHWERRHPQGW, from the coding sequence ATGGCTGAACTGCACGACCTCACCGCGCTCGACCAATGGCAGGCGTTGCAGAAGGGCGAGTTCTCGCCGCTCGATCTCACCGAGCACTACCTCGCCCGCATCGAGCGCCTGAACCCCGAGCTGGGTGCCTTCGTCACGGTGACACCGGATGCCGCCCGCGCCCGTGCCGCGGAAGTCGAGCAGTCCGTGCCGTGCACAGCGCCGATCTGGGGCCTCCCGTTCGGCGACAAGGACCTCGAGATGCGCGCCGGCGTGCCGACCCGCTTCGGCTCCCGCCTCTTCGCCGACTTCGTGCCGCCGATCTCCGACGAGATCGTTGAGGCGCTGGACACCGCCGGCGGCGTGAGCCTCGGCAAGACGGCCACGCCCGAGTTCGGGCTGCCGAGCTACACCGAGAGCCTGGCCGGGCCGCCTGCCCGCAACCCGTGGGATCCGACGCTCGGCTCCGGGGGCTCGAGCGGCGGTGCCGCTGTGGCCGTGGCATCGGGAATGCTGCCGTTCGCGCCGGGCAGCGACGGCGGGGGATCCGTGCGTATTCCCGCAGCGGCATGTGGCCTGGTCGGGCTGAAACCCTCCCGCGGACGCGTGCCGGGCGGCAGCGCGATCGACTCGCTCGCCGGCCTCGCGGTGCCCGGACCGCTTGCCCGCACCGCCTCCGACGCGGCCCTGTTGTTCGACGCCATGATCGCTCCGAGCGGCTACCCGGTCGACCACCACTACGCCCTGCGTGCGCCAGGCGACGACGGCCCGTTCCTGGCCGCGGCGGTGCGTGGCGAGGGCCGTTTCCAGCTCGGTGTGATGACGACATCCGCCTGGGACAGCGCATACGACATCACGATCGCTCCCGAGGCGCGGCAGGCCCTCGCCGACGCCGTCGCCGCCTTCTCCACGATGGGCCACGGCATCGAGGAGACTGCACTCGAACCCGACGATAGCTTCGCGCCGGCGTTCCGCACGATCTGGCAGGCCGGCGCCGCCTCGATCCCCGCCGAGACCCCGGAGCAGGAGGAACTGCTCGAGCCGCTCACGCGCTGGCTCATGCACCGTGGGCGCGAGCTCAGCGCACGCACCCTCGCCGAGGCGCTCAAGACGCTCGCGGCCTATGAGCGCTCGCTCATCCGCCAGCTCTCCCGCTTCGACGCCGTGCTCACCCCGGCGCTCGCGCTCACCCCGCGACCGATCGGCTGGTACGACTCCGAGGACGGCGAACGCAATTTCGCCCAGCAGGTGCAGTACACGCCGTTCACCTCGATGCTCAACGTCAGCGGTCTGCCCGCGATCGTGCTGCCGATATCCGAGACGGATGCCGGGCTGCCCATGGGCGTACAGATCATCGGGCGCCCTGGCGGCGAGGCGACGCTGCTCGCCCTCGGAGCGCAGCTCGAGCGCCGCGTGCACTGGGAGCGCCGGCATCCGCAGGGCTGGTGA
- a CDS encoding ABC transporter ATP-binding protein gives MLGIDLTLAYNGTPVVHGADIALAPGRVTALVGPNGSGKSTLLRTLARLHAPESGRIELPAEGIDTADVAPSDAAPIDALSLSNRDFARRVTLLAQSRPTPAGLTVREVVEFGRHPHRGRWTRGDADGAAVVENAMSITGVAELAERQVDRLSGGQLQRVWLASCLAQDTAVLLLDEPTTYLDLRYQVELLDLIRDLAEVHGVTIGVVLHDLDQAAAIADHVVLLAGGRVQASGSPEQVLTSELLSDAYGIRVDVHNDEASGHVRTRAIGRHNSAKARTATSAAESRPVLELALA, from the coding sequence ATGCTCGGAATCGACCTCACCCTCGCCTACAACGGCACCCCCGTTGTGCACGGCGCCGACATCGCACTCGCGCCCGGCCGGGTCACCGCGTTGGTCGGTCCGAACGGCAGCGGCAAGTCCACCCTGCTGCGCACGCTGGCCCGTCTGCACGCACCGGAGTCCGGGCGCATCGAGCTGCCGGCAGAGGGCATTGACACTGCGGATGTCGCACCGAGCGACGCAGCGCCGATCGACGCGCTGAGCCTCAGCAACCGCGACTTCGCCCGCCGCGTCACGCTGCTCGCGCAGAGCCGCCCGACGCCGGCCGGACTCACGGTGCGCGAGGTCGTCGAGTTCGGCCGCCACCCGCACCGCGGTCGCTGGACACGCGGCGACGCCGACGGCGCTGCCGTTGTCGAGAACGCCATGAGCATCACCGGGGTCGCCGAACTCGCCGAGCGCCAGGTCGACCGGCTCTCCGGAGGCCAGCTGCAGCGCGTCTGGCTCGCCAGCTGCCTCGCACAGGACACAGCCGTGCTCCTGCTCGACGAGCCGACCACCTACCTCGACCTCCGCTACCAGGTCGAACTGCTCGACCTCATCCGCGACCTCGCCGAGGTGCACGGCGTCACCATCGGTGTCGTGCTGCACGACCTCGACCAGGCAGCCGCGATCGCCGACCACGTCGTGCTGCTGGCAGGCGGCCGCGTTCAGGCCTCCGGCTCCCCGGAGCAGGTGCTCACCTCCGAACTCCTGAGCGACGCATACGGCATTCGCGTCGACGTGCACAACGACGAGGCGAGCGGGCACGTGCGCACCCGCGCCATCGGCCGTCACAACTCCGCCAAGGCCAGAACGGCGACCAGCGCAGCGGAATCTCGCCCGGTCCTCGAGCTCGCGCTGGCCTAG
- a CDS encoding iron-siderophore ABC transporter substrate-binding protein, producing the protein MPIRTARTIALSIAAAATAVLLVGCGTTEDTTPAASGSDAAITITDDRGETIALDAPATKVVALEWNTAENLVALGVMPVGVADVEGYATWVKAEKLDESVTDVGQRGEPSIDAIAGLAPDLVLTTTDLSESAIAQIEEFAPVLVVRGANASDAIGQMEKNLNNIATATGTEDEAAELIEGFDAKIAEGKDAIEAAGLTGTEFFMSDAWASSGQVSIRPFAQGALLSEITEELGMKNAWTEEGDADYGLGSTDVEGLTALGDVSFFYVATEGMDPYQNELATNAVWTSLPFVQSGNVHRLADGIWMFGGPSSMNDYVDAVIAAVAPAAN; encoded by the coding sequence ATGCCAATCAGAACCGCGCGCACCATCGCCCTGTCCATCGCCGCGGCAGCGACCGCCGTCCTCCTCGTCGGCTGCGGCACGACCGAAGACACGACGCCTGCGGCATCCGGAAGTGATGCGGCCATCACCATCACCGACGACCGCGGCGAGACGATCGCGCTCGACGCCCCGGCGACCAAGGTCGTCGCACTCGAGTGGAACACCGCCGAGAACCTCGTCGCACTCGGCGTGATGCCCGTCGGCGTCGCCGATGTCGAGGGCTACGCCACCTGGGTCAAGGCGGAGAAGCTCGACGAGAGCGTCACCGATGTCGGCCAGCGCGGCGAGCCGAGCATCGACGCCATCGCGGGCCTCGCCCCCGATCTCGTCCTCACCACGACCGACCTCAGCGAGAGCGCCATCGCCCAGATCGAGGAGTTCGCCCCCGTGCTCGTCGTGCGCGGCGCCAACGCCAGCGACGCCATCGGCCAGATGGAGAAGAACCTCAACAACATCGCCACGGCGACCGGCACCGAAGACGAGGCCGCCGAGCTGATCGAGGGCTTCGACGCGAAGATCGCGGAGGGCAAGGACGCCATCGAGGCGGCCGGCCTCACCGGCACCGAGTTCTTCATGAGCGACGCCTGGGCCTCCAGCGGCCAGGTCTCCATCCGCCCGTTTGCCCAGGGTGCGCTGCTCTCCGAGATCACCGAGGAGCTCGGCATGAAGAACGCCTGGACCGAGGAGGGCGACGCCGACTACGGCCTCGGCTCGACCGACGTCGAGGGCCTCACCGCACTCGGTGACGTGAGCTTCTTCTACGTCGCGACCGAGGGCATGGACCCGTACCAGAACGAGCTCGCGACGAACGCCGTCTGGACCTCGCTTCCCTTCGTGCAGAGCGGAAACGTCCACCGCCTCGCCGACGGCATCTGGATGTTCGGCGGCCCGTCGTCGATGAACGACTACGTCGACGCCGTCATCGCGGCCGTCGCACCCGCCGCCAACTAA
- a CDS encoding iron ABC transporter permease, which produces MTTLQSAPSATDAAAPAARKATLFAALAAGLVLVAVLAAIHVTQGSSSVNVVDLWNVITGNGDDQAAAVLVASRVPRLLAGLLVGVSLGVAGIVMQTVARNILASPDTLAVNAGAYLAVVAVTAFGISVPLLTGSLIAFLGGLAAAALVLGLAAGGGGNGNGAGTVRLVLAGSAIALAFSALTTMLLLLFAEETTGLFAWGAGTLGQTSLDGVAQLGPVVLATVLVLMLFAHKLDILALGDDTAAVLGVRVRRTQTIAIVLAVLLSASAVTVAGPIGFVGLAAPAIVRLLAVRIPGLQRHRALIPASAIMGVIVVLGADVLLRLIFGGAAGVEVPTGVVTTLFGAVFLVILARKLTDTGATGSAAAFALSSTASPRTRRLLIVGAAVLLVAVAFVSLLLGDAKLLAGDLLNWLTGQAGPVTEFVLNTRMPRVLAAILAGAALAVAGAVVQAVSRNPLAEPALLGVTGGAGVGAVLIITVAPLASFWAVTAGGLLGAVAAAVIVFGLAARGGFAQSRLILIGIGVSAAAGAIVSMLIISTDPYNGAKALTWMSGSTYGRTLPQLIPVLIAIIVATPILVGARRDLDVLAQDDDTPRILGVPLGRTRLGLLSVAVVLTATAVAAVGVIGFVGLVAPHAARALVGGRHALVLPMSALLGALLVCVADTLGRTVIAPGQLPAGLLTAVVGAPYFVWLLWRSRRTS; this is translated from the coding sequence GTGACCACCCTCCAGAGCGCTCCGAGCGCCACGGATGCCGCGGCTCCGGCGGCCAGGAAGGCGACACTGTTCGCCGCCCTGGCCGCCGGCCTGGTGCTCGTCGCCGTGCTCGCAGCGATCCACGTGACGCAGGGCTCGTCCTCCGTCAACGTCGTCGACCTGTGGAACGTCATCACGGGCAACGGCGACGACCAGGCCGCGGCCGTGCTCGTCGCCTCCCGCGTTCCGCGCTTGCTCGCCGGGCTGCTCGTCGGAGTCTCCCTCGGCGTCGCCGGCATCGTGATGCAGACCGTCGCCCGCAACATCCTGGCATCGCCAGACACCCTCGCCGTCAACGCCGGCGCCTACCTCGCGGTGGTCGCCGTCACCGCGTTCGGCATCAGCGTCCCACTGCTCACCGGCAGCCTCATCGCCTTCCTCGGCGGCCTCGCCGCCGCCGCGCTCGTGCTCGGCCTGGCCGCGGGCGGCGGTGGCAACGGCAACGGTGCAGGCACCGTCCGCCTCGTGCTTGCCGGCTCCGCCATCGCCCTCGCCTTCAGCGCGCTGACCACCATGCTGCTCCTGCTCTTCGCCGAGGAGACGACCGGGCTGTTTGCATGGGGCGCTGGCACCCTCGGCCAGACCAGCCTCGACGGCGTCGCCCAACTCGGCCCCGTCGTTCTCGCGACCGTTCTCGTGCTCATGCTGTTCGCGCACAAGCTCGACATCCTCGCCCTCGGCGACGACACCGCCGCCGTGCTCGGCGTGCGCGTGCGCCGCACCCAGACCATCGCGATCGTGCTGGCCGTGCTGCTCTCGGCATCCGCCGTCACCGTCGCCGGCCCCATCGGCTTCGTCGGACTCGCGGCGCCCGCGATCGTTCGCCTGCTCGCCGTCCGCATCCCGGGGCTGCAGCGGCACCGAGCGCTCATCCCGGCCAGCGCCATCATGGGCGTGATCGTGGTCCTCGGCGCCGACGTGCTGCTGCGCCTGATCTTCGGCGGTGCCGCGGGCGTCGAGGTGCCGACCGGCGTCGTCACGACCCTGTTCGGGGCCGTGTTCCTCGTCATCCTCGCGCGGAAGCTCACCGACACGGGGGCGACCGGCTCCGCCGCCGCCTTCGCGCTCAGCTCGACGGCCAGCCCGCGCACCCGTCGCCTGCTCATCGTGGGCGCCGCGGTGCTGCTCGTCGCCGTCGCCTTCGTCTCGCTGCTGCTCGGCGACGCCAAGCTGCTCGCCGGCGACCTGCTCAACTGGCTCACCGGGCAGGCCGGCCCCGTCACCGAATTCGTGCTCAACACGCGGATGCCGCGCGTGCTCGCCGCGATCCTCGCCGGTGCGGCCCTCGCCGTCGCCGGAGCCGTCGTGCAGGCTGTCTCGCGCAATCCGCTCGCGGAACCGGCCCTGCTGGGCGTCACGGGCGGTGCCGGAGTCGGCGCAGTGCTGATCATCACCGTCGCGCCCCTCGCCAGCTTCTGGGCGGTCACGGCCGGCGGTCTGCTCGGCGCGGTCGCGGCGGCCGTCATCGTCTTCGGGCTCGCCGCCCGCGGCGGCTTCGCGCAGAGCAGGCTCATCCTCATCGGTATCGGTGTGTCGGCAGCGGCCGGCGCGATCGTGAGCATGCTCATCATCTCCACCGATCCGTACAATGGCGCGAAGGCCCTCACCTGGATGTCCGGCTCCACCTACGGCCGCACCCTGCCGCAGCTCATCCCCGTGCTGATCGCGATCATCGTCGCCACACCGATCCTCGTCGGTGCGCGCCGCGACCTCGACGTGCTCGCACAGGATGACGACACCCCGCGCATCCTCGGAGTCCCACTCGGTCGCACCCGGCTCGGCCTGCTCAGCGTCGCCGTTGTGCTCACCGCCACCGCGGTGGCCGCCGTCGGCGTGATCGGATTCGTCGGGCTCGTCGCCCCGCACGCCGCCCGCGCCCTCGTCGGCGGCAGGCACGCTCTCGTGCTGCCGATGTCCGCCCTGCTCGGGGCCCTGCTCGTCTGCGTCGCGGACACCCTCGGTCGCACCGTCATCGCCCCCGGCCAACTGCCGGCCGGCCTGCTCACCGCCGTCGTCGGCGCACCATACTTCGTGTGGCTGCTCTGGCGTTCAAGGAGAACATCATGA